The bacterium genome includes a window with the following:
- the secY gene encoding preprotein translocase subunit SecY, translated as MLQTFANVFKIPELRRRVMFTLGILLIERITAHIPAPGINSLALGQYFKQAENTLLSFYDLFAGGGLSQATIAALGIMPYISASIILQLLGTTIPYLQKLQKEGDEGRKKINQMTRYGTVALSAIQALGVATWLCSLSVVVGNQEVKVVPDQGAMFFLLTMVTMTTCTMFIMWLGEQITERGIGNGISLIITIGILARFPSAIMDEVRQIVSGNRNIMIEIVLIAILLVIVAAIIFITQGIRKIPVQYARRVIGRKVYGGQSTHIPMRINIAGVMPIIFAQSIMFVPNTIATFFPGAVSDFVTQHFSIDSIFYNFIFLIIIVFFTYFYTAIAMNPVEVADNLKKQGAFIPGIRPGKKTSDFIDNILTRVTLPSAIFLGLIAILPFFVKNATDVSYSFASFFGGTSLLIIVGVALDTIQQIESHLVMRHYDGFLKTGKIRGRRG; from the coding sequence ATGCTTCAAACTTTTGCGAATGTCTTCAAAATACCTGAATTACGGCGCAGGGTGATGTTTACCCTTGGTATTTTGCTGATCGAACGAATTACAGCGCATATTCCGGCGCCGGGTATAAACTCCCTCGCTTTAGGACAATATTTCAAGCAGGCCGAGAACACGCTTCTCAGCTTCTACGATCTGTTTGCCGGCGGCGGATTAAGCCAGGCAACGATTGCAGCCCTTGGAATCATGCCATATATCAGCGCCTCCATTATTCTCCAGCTTTTGGGGACGACAATTCCTTATCTTCAAAAACTTCAAAAAGAAGGTGACGAAGGACGCAAGAAAATAAACCAAATGACCCGTTACGGCACCGTTGCATTATCGGCGATTCAGGCACTGGGTGTAGCAACGTGGCTATGCAGTTTGAGTGTGGTCGTTGGCAATCAAGAGGTGAAAGTCGTTCCGGATCAAGGAGCCATGTTCTTTTTGTTAACCATGGTCACGATGACAACATGTACGATGTTCATAATGTGGCTCGGTGAACAGATTACAGAACGCGGCATTGGAAATGGTATCTCTTTGATCATCACTATTGGAATTTTGGCGAGATTCCCGTCAGCCATAATGGATGAAGTTCGACAAATTGTGAGCGGTAATCGTAACATCATGATTGAAATTGTTCTAATTGCCATACTTTTGGTCATCGTTGCCGCCATCATATTTATCACGCAGGGTATTCGTAAGATACCCGTTCAATATGCCCGGCGCGTAATTGGAAGAAAAGTATACGGCGGACAATCCACGCATATTCCGATGCGAATCAATATAGCCGGCGTGATGCCTATCATTTTTGCGCAGTCGATCATGTTTGTTCCGAATACGATAGCAACTTTTTTCCCCGGCGCAGTATCGGATTTTGTCACACAGCATTTTTCAATAGACTCCATTTTTTACAATTTTATATTTTTGATCATCATTGTCTTCTTTACGTATTTTTATACGGCGATTGCTATGAATCCTGTGGAAGTGGCGGATAATCTGAAAAAACAAGGTGCGTTCATTCCCGGTATTCGCCCGGGTAAGAAGACTTCAGATTTTATTGATAACATTCTGACTCGCGTAACGCTGCCCAGCGCAATATTTTTGGGTTTGATCGCGATTCTGCCTTTCTTCGTCAAGAATGCTACCGACGTGTCGTACAGTTTTGCTTCATTCTTCGGAGGTACGTCGCTGTTAATCATTGTTGGCGTGGCGCTGGATACCATCCAGCAGATCGAATCGCATTTGGTCATGCGCCACTACGATGGTTTTTTGAAAACGGGAAAAATTCGCGGGCGAAGAGGTTAA